A portion of the Nitrospira defluvii genome contains these proteins:
- a CDS encoding flagellar basal body-associated FliL family protein, translated as MTLRISLALLFSISCILLVVGYLGGFSSPDLIPRTLSLSNKPSSEPSPTPAGLTINLPAIVAPVDDGTRFYYIQANLAVEIDRAATGTLIRERHDQIDRYIMEMLHTYPVQDLRAPGQSVTLREDLKRTVNRLLPKGQVRNVYITNWLMTPVGS; from the coding sequence ATGACCTTGCGCATTTCCCTCGCCCTGCTGTTCAGCATCTCCTGCATCCTCTTGGTGGTCGGTTACCTGGGCGGATTCTCCTCTCCCGACCTGATCCCGCGCACGCTTTCACTGAGCAACAAGCCTTCCTCCGAACCTTCACCAACACCGGCGGGCCTCACCATCAACCTACCGGCCATTGTAGCCCCGGTGGATGACGGGACGCGGTTTTATTATATCCAGGCGAATCTTGCCGTGGAGATCGACCGCGCGGCGACGGGCACACTCATCAGAGAACGGCATGACCAGATCGATCGATACATCATGGAGATGCTGCACACCTATCCCGTTCAAGACTTGCGCGCGCCCGGTCAATCCGTCACGTTGCGCGAGGACCTCAAGCGTACGGTAAACAGACTGTTGCCCAAGGGCCAGGTACGGAATGTCTACATCACCAATTGGTTGATGACTCCGGTCGGGTCCTGA
- a CDS encoding AAA domain-containing protein, with protein MAAMPGTLPDLLDQLAVTLEHDAARLTETGRDQPVTVERGRLLQTVGNLHLYEFYLPPDIAIGADLSVTLLLGEESEPTEGIVLSQDGQRLVLQVFDAIGDVVPSATLVPDTSGLVLTTSRRLAEMSKAGSSYTLGPAERLLPILEAGQSGDRGSLEALTPTSVLTPLWLEDLTARRQKLATLVIELIRGNKRILLVTPDHQSADAVTLVAARAMKAAGLTFKSWLSRYEVAIGKESGGIPLPELGFESQMHQFYAKSRSDKAALRKKYDRFRELTPILAYKAQKQKDLDEVRLLEWRLVTQLSEYQAKIKEIDATLAQYEQLPIWKRLSMQAVGKNVESLREYKVIYERYSAGLRKEVDIAKQRIDELIPEATVPKEMKPEFAELKEDVIRLGGTKKIRELLAAQEDTNRQAFVQNRRVIVTTAARVAADPLFRKVRFDVLIADEAPRIRSPFLLAAAGLVRERIVLSGDLREVVPHGAWDPDVELLSAG; from the coding sequence ATGGCCGCCATGCCCGGCACGTTGCCGGACCTTCTCGATCAATTGGCCGTGACGCTTGAGCACGACGCCGCGCGCCTCACAGAAACAGGGCGCGATCAGCCGGTGACGGTCGAGCGGGGTCGGTTACTCCAGACGGTCGGGAATCTGCATCTGTATGAGTTTTATCTGCCGCCGGATATCGCGATCGGGGCTGACCTGTCAGTCACGCTGCTGCTGGGCGAGGAATCGGAGCCGACGGAGGGCATTGTGTTGTCCCAAGACGGACAGCGTCTTGTGCTCCAGGTGTTCGACGCCATCGGGGATGTGGTGCCAAGCGCCACGTTGGTTCCGGACACGAGCGGATTAGTCCTCACGACCAGTCGTCGCCTGGCAGAAATGAGCAAGGCCGGCTCATCCTACACCTTAGGTCCGGCGGAACGGCTTCTGCCGATCCTGGAAGCAGGGCAATCAGGCGATCGCGGCTCGCTGGAGGCCCTGACGCCGACATCGGTCCTGACGCCCCTCTGGCTGGAGGATCTCACCGCGCGCCGACAGAAGCTGGCCACGCTGGTGATCGAATTGATTCGTGGAAATAAGCGCATCCTGCTGGTGACGCCGGATCATCAGAGCGCCGATGCTGTCACGCTGGTTGCCGCGCGGGCGATGAAGGCGGCGGGCCTCACCTTTAAGAGCTGGCTGAGCCGGTATGAGGTGGCCATCGGGAAAGAAAGTGGCGGCATTCCCTTGCCGGAATTAGGCTTTGAGTCACAGATGCATCAGTTTTACGCGAAATCGCGATCGGACAAGGCGGCACTCCGCAAGAAGTATGATCGGTTCCGGGAACTCACCCCGATTCTCGCGTATAAAGCGCAGAAACAGAAGGATCTCGATGAGGTGCGCCTGTTGGAGTGGCGCCTGGTGACCCAATTGAGCGAATACCAAGCCAAGATCAAGGAAATCGACGCGACCTTGGCTCAGTATGAGCAACTTCCCATCTGGAAGCGCCTGTCCATGCAGGCGGTGGGCAAGAATGTGGAGTCGTTGCGCGAGTATAAGGTCATCTACGAGCGGTATAGCGCCGGGCTCAGGAAGGAGGTCGACATCGCCAAGCAGCGCATCGACGAACTCATTCCAGAAGCGACGGTTCCGAAGGAGATGAAGCCGGAGTTTGCCGAACTGAAGGAAGATGTGATCCGGTTGGGCGGGACGAAAAAGATTCGTGAATTGCTCGCGGCTCAGGAAGATACGAACCGGCAGGCGTTTGTGCAGAACCGGCGGGTGATCGTCACGACGGCCGCGCGGGTGGCTGCCGATCCCTTGTTTCGCAAGGTGCGGTTCGATGTGCTGATTGCCGACGAGGCGCCCCGTATACGAAGCCCCTTCTTGCTGGCTGCCGCAGGATTGGTACGTGAACGGATTGTGTTGAGCGGCGATCTGCGGGAGGTTGTTCCGCACGGAGCCTGGGATCCAGACGTCGAGCTGCTCTCGGCCGGATGA
- the rplI gene encoding 50S ribosomal protein L9, which produces MKVILQETLEGVGDLGDLLDVSNGFARNYLLPRKKAVEANNRNIKEFEHAKRAAAEKAKKEKLEIEAHGKKMSTVSITIAAQVGKDDKMFGSVTAKDIAEGLAEQGFTVDRRKIQLAQPIKELGTHAIAVKLPREVTATIAVHVIKKQEETEEATPTA; this is translated from the coding sequence ATGAAGGTGATTCTCCAGGAAACACTCGAAGGCGTGGGCGATCTCGGCGATCTTTTGGACGTCTCCAACGGGTTTGCCCGGAACTACCTCTTGCCTCGCAAGAAGGCTGTGGAAGCCAATAACCGGAACATCAAAGAATTCGAACATGCGAAGCGAGCCGCCGCCGAGAAAGCCAAGAAGGAAAAGCTGGAAATCGAGGCACACGGCAAAAAGATGTCGACCGTGTCCATCACGATCGCAGCCCAGGTCGGCAAAGACGACAAGATGTTCGGGTCGGTGACGGCGAAGGACATCGCGGAAGGTCTGGCCGAACAAGGCTTTACCGTGGACCGTCGCAAAATTCAGCTCGCGCAGCCCATCAAGGAACTGGGTACCCACGCGATTGCCGTGAAGCTCCCGCGCGAAGTGACTGCCACGATCGCCGTTCACGTGATCAAGAAACAAGAAGAGACGGAAGAAGCCACTCCTACGGCTTAA
- the glyA gene encoding serine hydroxymethyltransferase, producing MQDLIGSLDALKSTDLETYEAILAEEQRQRDKLLLIASENFASPAVLAAQGSLMTNKYAEGYPGKRYYGGCQHVDTVESLAIERAKQIFGAEHVNVQPHSGSQANMAAYLAVLKPGDTILGLDLAQGGHLTHGSKVNFSGIIFRAFSYGVDRQTETIDYAAVRKIAEECRPRMLVVGASAYARTLDFAKFQEIAKSVGAYLLVDIAHIAGLIAAGLHPNPVPYADFVTTTTHKTLRGPRGGVTMCKAEHAKAVDKIIFPGLQGGPLMHVIAAKAVAFKEAMSPAFKRYQQQVVANARTLAQGLIERGYKIVSGGTDTHLMLVNLTPKGITGKEADAALDAAGIIVNKNAIPYDEKPPAVASGIRIGSPIVSTRGMREAEMREIVALIDRVLQHPQDQQVQSEVRAQAKTLCNRFPIFHAYDSSPA from the coding sequence ATGCAGGATCTGATCGGGTCATTGGACGCGTTGAAGTCAACCGACCTTGAAACGTACGAAGCCATCCTGGCCGAGGAACAACGGCAACGGGATAAGTTGCTGCTGATTGCGTCGGAAAACTTTGCGAGTCCTGCCGTGCTGGCCGCTCAGGGCAGCCTGATGACCAATAAGTACGCGGAAGGGTACCCTGGCAAACGCTACTATGGCGGATGCCAGCATGTCGATACGGTCGAAAGCCTCGCGATCGAGCGTGCCAAGCAGATCTTCGGGGCAGAGCACGTCAACGTCCAACCGCACTCAGGGTCGCAAGCCAACATGGCTGCGTACTTGGCCGTGCTGAAACCCGGCGACACCATCCTCGGCCTCGACCTCGCTCAGGGAGGGCACCTCACTCACGGGAGCAAGGTCAACTTCTCCGGCATCATTTTCCGAGCGTTTTCTTACGGGGTGGACCGGCAGACGGAAACCATCGACTATGCCGCGGTCCGCAAGATCGCCGAAGAATGTCGTCCGCGCATGCTGGTCGTCGGCGCCAGCGCCTATGCCCGCACCCTCGATTTCGCCAAGTTCCAAGAAATTGCCAAGTCAGTGGGTGCCTATCTGTTGGTGGACATTGCGCACATTGCCGGGCTGATCGCGGCTGGCTTGCACCCCAATCCCGTTCCCTATGCGGACTTCGTGACGACCACCACCCATAAGACCCTCCGCGGCCCCCGCGGCGGCGTCACCATGTGCAAAGCCGAACACGCGAAGGCCGTGGATAAGATTATTTTCCCGGGCCTGCAAGGCGGCCCGCTCATGCATGTCATCGCGGCCAAGGCCGTCGCCTTCAAGGAGGCCATGTCGCCGGCGTTCAAGCGATACCAGCAGCAGGTGGTGGCAAACGCCCGCACGTTGGCACAGGGGCTGATCGAACGCGGCTACAAGATCGTGTCGGGCGGAACCGATACGCACCTGATGTTGGTCAATCTGACCCCCAAGGGCATCACGGGAAAAGAAGCCGATGCCGCCTTGGATGCTGCCGGCATCATCGTCAACAAGAACGCCATCCCCTACGATGAAAAACCGCCTGCCGTGGCGAGCGGCATCCGGATCGGGAGTCCCATCGTATCCACACGAGGAATGCGTGAGGCCGAGATGCGCGAAATTGTGGCGCTGATCGATCGGGTCTTGCAGCATCCTCAAGACCAACAGGTGCAGAGCGAGGTCCGTGCGCAGGCAAAGACATTGTGCAACCGTTTCCCCATCTTTCATGCCTACGATTCGTCTCCCGCTTAG
- the nrdR gene encoding transcriptional regulator NrdR, with the protein MKCPFCDDVEDKVVDSRMAKEGEVIRRRRECLSCKRRYTTYERVEETMPAVVKKDGRREPFDRSKIVSGLKKACEKRPISTATIEAVTDRIEKRIQDMGETEIESTAVGEEVMKELSQLDQVAYVRFASVYREFKDIDQFMDEIKSLAQQRRER; encoded by the coding sequence GTGAAGTGTCCTTTCTGCGACGATGTCGAGGACAAAGTCGTCGACTCGCGGATGGCCAAGGAAGGTGAGGTCATCCGTCGGCGGCGCGAATGCCTGTCGTGCAAACGCCGGTACACCACCTACGAACGGGTCGAAGAAACCATGCCGGCCGTCGTCAAAAAGGATGGCCGCCGGGAGCCATTCGATCGAAGCAAGATTGTCTCCGGACTGAAGAAGGCCTGCGAGAAACGGCCGATCAGCACCGCGACCATCGAAGCCGTCACCGACCGTATCGAAAAACGTATTCAGGATATGGGGGAAACTGAAATCGAGAGCACCGCCGTCGGCGAGGAAGTGATGAAGGAACTGTCCCAGCTCGATCAGGTGGCCTACGTCCGGTTTGCCTCCGTGTACCGAGAGTTTAAGGATATCGACCAGTTCATGGACGAGATCAAATCTCTGGCCCAGCAGCGCCGGGAACGTTAG
- a CDS encoding sensor histidine kinase encodes MPTAKTTQARRAAPRPTTRPTPGATHVAIIGAGRGGTALMEIFANDPLVRIVGVADISAQAPGLGLARRLRIRVTRHYRKLMTMGPVDLVIDVSGNPEVGEYLQDIRRRGVSVIGGASAKFMWQLIEARIRATADIEKALNKYQSLYRLYVKETGAAVTEERTRIACEIHDGLVQSLAGVNFKLELSQELLRKNPKASLATIRESKAQLKMAIQEARQVIFNLRPLHYDKMELIPALTNYLKSYETQYHIKTAFSVTGDETILFPRTKIFLFRIVQEALSNVQKHAKARRVSVQLDIRLDLLQVTISDNGIGFDMDAVLRDPEKWDHFGIRGILERARLVGGEATIDSKKGRGTRIVLRIPLADKETIRHGKN; translated from the coding sequence ATGCCAACCGCCAAAACCACCCAAGCGCGACGCGCAGCCCCTCGGCCCACCACACGGCCAACACCCGGAGCGACGCATGTCGCCATCATCGGCGCCGGACGCGGCGGCACGGCCCTCATGGAGATTTTTGCCAACGACCCGCTGGTGCGCATCGTCGGAGTCGCCGATATCAGCGCGCAGGCACCGGGCCTCGGCCTCGCCCGTCGTTTACGTATTCGTGTCACACGCCATTACCGGAAGCTCATGACCATGGGTCCCGTCGATCTGGTCATCGATGTGTCGGGCAATCCGGAAGTCGGCGAATACCTGCAGGACATCCGCCGCAGAGGTGTCTCGGTGATCGGTGGAGCCAGCGCGAAGTTCATGTGGCAACTGATTGAAGCTCGCATCCGCGCGACCGCCGATATCGAAAAGGCGCTGAACAAGTACCAATCCCTCTACCGGCTCTATGTCAAAGAGACAGGGGCGGCAGTCACGGAAGAGCGGACGCGCATCGCCTGCGAAATCCACGATGGGCTGGTGCAAAGTCTCGCCGGCGTGAACTTCAAACTGGAATTGTCCCAAGAACTCCTCCGCAAGAATCCCAAAGCCAGCCTCGCCACGATCCGGGAGTCGAAAGCCCAGCTCAAGATGGCCATTCAAGAGGCCAGACAGGTCATCTTCAACTTGCGCCCGCTCCACTACGATAAAATGGAGCTCATCCCGGCACTGACGAATTATCTGAAATCCTATGAAACGCAGTACCACATCAAAACCGCGTTTTCCGTCACCGGAGACGAGACGATTTTATTCCCGCGCACGAAGATCTTCTTGTTCCGGATTGTCCAGGAGGCGTTGTCGAACGTCCAAAAACACGCCAAGGCAAGGCGGGTGTCGGTTCAACTGGACATTCGCCTCGACTTACTGCAAGTGACCATCTCCGACAACGGAATTGGGTTCGACATGGACGCCGTGCTGCGCGATCCGGAAAAATGGGATCACTTTGGCATTCGCGGCATCTTAGAACGGGCGCGACTGGTAGGTGGCGAGGCGACCATCGATTCGAAGAAAGGGCGCGGCACGCGAATCGTGTTGCGCATCCCGTTAGCCGACAAGGAGACGATTCGTCATGGAAAAAATTAA
- a CDS encoding response regulator transcription factor: MEKIKVLIADDHRVVREGLAAILKTKDDINVVGEAQDGVEAVEKAKTLEPDVILMDVSMPRMGGIEATRQIKREFPHMGIVALTMYEEQQYIFDLVRAGATGYLLKDSESSQIVAAIRAIYRGESLIHPSVASKILAEFSLMSQKKGKKPAWVEHDLTEREITVLRLVADGKTNKEIANSLDLSEKTVKNHVRNIFHKLQVYDRTQAAILAIRKGLIELEPRP, translated from the coding sequence ATGGAAAAAATTAAAGTCCTGATCGCTGACGATCATCGTGTGGTGCGCGAAGGCCTGGCGGCCATCCTCAAGACCAAAGACGACATTAACGTGGTCGGAGAAGCACAGGACGGCGTGGAAGCGGTCGAAAAGGCCAAGACGCTCGAGCCGGATGTCATTCTGATGGATGTCAGCATGCCACGCATGGGCGGCATTGAAGCCACCCGCCAAATCAAACGGGAATTCCCCCATATGGGCATCGTGGCCCTGACAATGTACGAGGAGCAACAGTACATCTTCGACCTTGTGCGAGCCGGCGCGACAGGCTATTTGCTCAAGGACTCGGAGTCCTCGCAAATCGTCGCGGCAATTCGAGCGATCTATCGAGGAGAATCGCTCATTCACCCCTCGGTCGCCAGCAAAATCCTCGCTGAGTTCTCCCTCATGTCGCAGAAGAAAGGGAAAAAGCCGGCTTGGGTCGAGCATGACCTGACCGAACGCGAAATCACCGTCTTGCGGCTCGTTGCCGATGGAAAAACGAACAAAGAAATTGCGAACAGTCTGGATTTAAGCGAGAAAACTGTCAAAAACCATGTCCGCAATATCTTCCATAAGCTGCAGGTGTACGACCGAACCCAAGCCGCAATCTTAGCGATTCGGAAAGGCCTCATTGAATTGGAGCCACGACCGTAA
- the lpxC gene encoding UDP-3-O-acyl-N-acetylglucosamine deacetylase — translation MRFQQTIGSPVSCSGVGLHSGQPVTLTLRPAPPNTGIAFIYRHGSEETFIPASISNKVPTELCTAISVNGRQVKTIEHLIAALVGMEVDNVYAEVDAGEVPVLDGSANPFVRLIRSAGIIPQTRRQSYVKIMQPIEVVDGSKRVRIEPSSTPKITYSIHYDHPMIQTQSYTHTCSAQAFEQDIAQARTFGFLHEVEALWSRGLGKGGTLDNTIVLSKEGVVNESGLRFSNEFVRHKVLDLIGDIALLGFPFIGHIVAERSGHAMHTRLVEQILLQRDKWALITGEHAVAAPESRSSLGLLRPAPSLAI, via the coding sequence GTGCGCTTTCAGCAAACGATCGGCTCACCGGTTTCATGTTCTGGCGTCGGGCTTCATTCGGGCCAGCCGGTTACACTGACGCTTCGCCCGGCCCCTCCAAACACTGGCATCGCCTTCATCTATCGGCACGGATCAGAAGAAACGTTCATCCCTGCCTCGATCTCCAATAAGGTCCCGACAGAACTCTGCACGGCGATCAGCGTCAACGGCCGTCAAGTTAAGACAATCGAACACCTCATCGCCGCGTTGGTCGGGATGGAAGTCGACAACGTCTACGCAGAAGTGGACGCAGGGGAAGTGCCCGTGCTCGATGGGAGCGCCAACCCATTCGTTCGCTTGATCCGATCGGCCGGAATCATCCCCCAAACCCGTCGGCAATCATACGTCAAGATCATGCAACCCATCGAGGTGGTGGACGGGTCGAAACGGGTGAGGATCGAACCCTCGTCAACGCCGAAAATTACGTATTCCATTCACTATGATCACCCCATGATCCAAACCCAGTCCTACACCCATACCTGCTCCGCCCAGGCGTTCGAACAGGACATCGCGCAGGCGCGCACGTTCGGCTTTCTCCATGAAGTTGAAGCGCTGTGGTCGAGGGGACTCGGAAAGGGCGGGACGCTGGATAACACCATCGTGCTATCCAAAGAGGGCGTCGTGAATGAATCCGGCCTGCGCTTCTCAAATGAATTCGTCCGGCATAAGGTACTGGACTTAATCGGTGATATCGCACTGCTCGGCTTCCCGTTCATCGGCCACATCGTGGCTGAACGATCAGGCCATGCCATGCACACACGGCTCGTGGAACAAATCCTCCTCCAGCGCGATAAGTGGGCGCTGATTACCGGAGAACATGCGGTTGCCGCACCGGAATCGCGATCCTCTCTCGGACTACTTCGCCCCGCGCCTTCTCTCGCGATCTAA
- a CDS encoding winged helix-turn-helix domain-containing protein: protein MEELTDILVGLEQRISAYRNRYQELEKKRRRLDDEIAMIKKYLELAETLYRVEADKAKLASLSSQIITDEKGIRPLPVTDVTDQSREILLGKSKYVGKSVPEAAYQILREASRPMHAKELLQRLLEGGLQIKGKTPLTSVATSLKRDKRFQKVGPNTFAVTTQQELTAVV, encoded by the coding sequence GTGGAAGAATTGACCGACATTCTGGTTGGCCTGGAACAGCGGATCAGCGCTTACCGGAATCGCTACCAGGAACTTGAGAAAAAGCGACGTCGGCTCGACGATGAAATCGCGATGATCAAGAAGTACTTGGAGCTTGCCGAAACGCTGTATCGTGTTGAAGCAGATAAGGCCAAATTGGCCAGCCTCTCCAGCCAAATTATCACCGACGAAAAAGGCATTCGCCCTCTCCCCGTCACGGATGTCACCGATCAGTCGCGTGAGATCCTGCTTGGAAAAAGCAAGTATGTCGGGAAAAGCGTTCCGGAAGCGGCCTATCAGATTCTTCGGGAAGCCAGTCGGCCGATGCATGCGAAGGAGCTGTTGCAACGCCTCTTGGAGGGCGGGTTGCAAATCAAGGGGAAGACGCCGTTGACCTCCGTCGCCACGTCATTGAAGCGGGATAAGCGTTTCCAAAAAGTCGGACCCAATACCTTTGCGGTGACGACACAGCAGGAATTAACAGCGGTAGTGTAA
- a CDS encoding inositol monophosphatase family protein, whose protein sequence is MQAARIPSSDECSTYLATAIRAAEAAGTVLLDCAKSGFRIDYKAAINLVTDADRQAEECIVCTILSAHPSHRILAEERGQDGSTDSPYQWIIDPLDGTTNFAHGFPFYSVSIGLEYRGECIVGVVLDPVRRELFTGIVGEGAYLNGQRLYVSPIDTLERSLLVTGFAYNIRETADNNLDHFSRISLRAQAIRRTGSAALDLCYVASGRFDGYWEVKLSPWDMAAGIVMVREAGGVVSGFSTDHFSLYAQELVATNGRIHHQLLDAIHQRTDQGRPA, encoded by the coding sequence ATGCAAGCTGCACGCATTCCTTCCTCTGATGAGTGTTCCACCTATCTTGCGACGGCAATCCGCGCAGCAGAAGCGGCCGGAACGGTCCTGCTCGATTGCGCGAAATCCGGGTTTCGGATCGACTACAAGGCCGCAATCAACCTCGTGACCGACGCAGATCGTCAGGCAGAAGAGTGTATTGTCTGTACGATTCTTTCGGCGCACCCCTCTCACCGCATTCTGGCGGAAGAGCGTGGGCAAGACGGATCCACCGACTCACCCTATCAGTGGATTATCGACCCTCTCGACGGCACGACTAACTTCGCCCACGGTTTTCCGTTCTATTCCGTGTCGATCGGCCTGGAATATCGAGGGGAATGCATCGTCGGCGTGGTCCTGGATCCCGTTCGGCGGGAACTGTTTACCGGCATCGTAGGGGAGGGAGCCTACCTGAATGGCCAGCGCCTCTACGTGTCGCCGATTGACACATTGGAGCGGTCGTTGCTGGTCACCGGCTTCGCCTATAATATTCGTGAAACGGCCGACAATAATCTCGACCACTTCTCACGCATTTCCCTCCGCGCCCAGGCCATTCGGCGAACCGGTTCGGCAGCGCTGGATCTCTGCTACGTGGCTTCGGGACGGTTCGACGGTTATTGGGAGGTCAAGCTGAGCCCGTGGGATATGGCAGCCGGAATCGTGATGGTACGGGAAGCGGGGGGTGTCGTGTCGGGATTCAGCACAGACCATTTTTCATTGTATGCACAAGAACTGGTAGCCACCAACGGCCGCATCCACCATCAGCTCCTCGACGCCATTCACCAGCGCACAGACCAGGGCCGCCCCGCATAG
- a CDS encoding arsenosugar biosynthesis-associated peroxidase-like protein produces MDCYYHSKDLGKFGDIGKGNPALWEKFMSYYSAVFADGALSEREKALIALGVAHAVQCPYCIDAYTQACLEKGSNTEEMTEAVHVACAIRGGASLVHGVQMRNVAEKLSM; encoded by the coding sequence ATGGACTGCTATTACCATTCGAAGGATCTTGGCAAATTCGGAGACATCGGGAAGGGGAACCCGGCCCTGTGGGAGAAGTTCATGAGTTATTACAGCGCGGTCTTTGCCGACGGCGCGCTCTCGGAACGGGAGAAGGCGCTCATTGCGCTCGGTGTGGCCCATGCGGTGCAGTGCCCCTATTGCATCGACGCCTACACACAAGCCTGCCTGGAAAAGGGATCGAACACGGAAGAAATGACGGAAGCCGTCCACGTCGCCTGCGCCATCCGCGGTGGGGCCTCGCTGGTGCACGGCGTCCAGATGCGGAACGTCGCCGAGAAGCTCTCGATGTGA
- a CDS encoding RiPP maturation radical SAM C-methyltransferase, giving the protein MSDRAQVALVNMPFSFSKYPSIQLGTLSALLKAKGVAVDCHHLNVRFAHKIGIPLYESICEKRALFGEWLFSYLLFRDNPKRAEYPRVFKPVFEQIARESGQPVSFFEDMATRTAPQFLTAAMAGIDWGQYKIVGFTSTFDQNVASLTMAKLIKDLYPDVKIVFGGANYDGEMGLEFFRAFPFIDHVVVGEGEVTFPALVDYVMRGSTGPCPNGVTHREQGAIRFTPNTALFTEFAQTGPPDYDDYYHLLAELGTEASRGLDRILLYEGSRGCWWGEKHHCTFCGLNAQSMKFRAKSPEQVAQEMAYLSSRYDTTRFRLVDNIIDMKYVDNLFGRFAAEHCDLDVFIETKSNLQKSQIRTLAVGGVKCMQPGLESLSLSQLKAMDKGVTPMQNIICLKWSCYYRVAVSWNILLGFPGETNEDYRRQIDLLPSLFHLQAPEATGKFWLQRFSPYFTKPHEYGVRITGPGTAYEYVYDAARVDLRKIAYDFEYELDAWPVDPHVYQELIGLVEEWQRRARSNDRPFLYFSKAMDYVTIYDGRDPQMPTRRRYDWPAAGIIEVCNEAAKSRDQIRAALSEAKRDRSCSEDELTEALSILISRCILYEERGKYFTLAIPEHPYY; this is encoded by the coding sequence ATGAGTGACAGGGCCCAGGTCGCGCTCGTCAACATGCCCTTCAGCTTCTCGAAGTACCCGTCCATTCAGTTAGGCACGCTCTCTGCGTTGCTGAAAGCCAAAGGCGTTGCGGTCGATTGCCACCATCTCAATGTGCGGTTTGCTCACAAGATCGGGATCCCTCTCTACGAATCGATTTGTGAGAAGCGGGCGTTATTCGGTGAATGGTTGTTCTCCTACCTGCTCTTTCGTGACAACCCTAAGCGGGCGGAGTATCCGCGCGTGTTTAAGCCGGTCTTCGAGCAGATCGCCCGGGAGAGTGGTCAGCCGGTGTCGTTTTTTGAGGACATGGCCACGCGCACGGCGCCGCAATTCCTGACCGCCGCGATGGCGGGGATTGATTGGGGGCAGTACAAGATCGTCGGGTTTACCTCCACCTTTGATCAAAATGTGGCCAGCCTCACGATGGCCAAGCTGATCAAGGATCTGTATCCGGACGTGAAGATCGTGTTCGGTGGTGCCAACTACGACGGCGAGATGGGCTTGGAATTCTTTCGGGCCTTTCCGTTCATCGACCACGTGGTCGTCGGCGAGGGTGAGGTGACGTTCCCCGCGTTGGTCGACTATGTGATGCGCGGATCGACCGGGCCCTGCCCCAACGGTGTTACCCATCGAGAGCAGGGAGCGATTCGGTTCACACCGAACACCGCCCTCTTCACCGAGTTTGCTCAGACCGGCCCGCCGGACTATGACGATTACTATCATCTCCTGGCCGAACTCGGCACAGAAGCCTCCCGCGGGTTGGACCGCATTCTGCTGTATGAAGGGTCTCGCGGCTGCTGGTGGGGTGAGAAGCACCATTGCACGTTTTGCGGGTTGAACGCCCAGAGCATGAAGTTCCGGGCGAAATCCCCGGAGCAGGTCGCGCAGGAAATGGCCTACCTCTCGAGCCGCTACGATACGACTCGCTTCCGGCTGGTGGATAACATCATCGACATGAAATATGTCGACAACCTGTTCGGACGATTTGCTGCTGAGCATTGCGACCTGGATGTGTTTATCGAGACCAAGAGCAATCTGCAGAAGAGCCAAATCCGGACGCTGGCGGTTGGTGGTGTGAAGTGCATGCAACCAGGTTTGGAAAGCCTCAGTCTCTCGCAGCTCAAAGCGATGGACAAGGGCGTGACGCCCATGCAGAACATCATCTGTCTCAAGTGGAGTTGTTATTACCGGGTCGCGGTCTCCTGGAATATTCTGCTTGGTTTTCCCGGTGAAACGAATGAGGACTATCGGCGGCAGATCGATCTCCTGCCGTCGCTGTTTCATTTACAAGCGCCGGAGGCGACCGGGAAATTTTGGCTGCAACGCTTCAGTCCCTACTTTACGAAACCGCATGAGTATGGCGTGCGCATCACGGGTCCAGGGACAGCGTATGAATATGTGTACGATGCGGCGCGCGTCGATCTGCGCAAGATCGCCTATGATTTCGAATATGAACTCGACGCCTGGCCCGTGGACCCGCACGTCTATCAGGAATTGATCGGCTTGGTGGAGGAATGGCAGCGGAGGGCGCGCAGCAACGACCGGCCGTTCTTGTATTTCTCCAAGGCCATGGACTACGTGACGATTTATGATGGGCGCGATCCGCAGATGCCGACCAGACGACGATACGACTGGCCCGCGGCGGGCATTATCGAGGTGTGCAATGAGGCCGCGAAGAGTCGTGATCAGATTCGCGCGGCATTGAGCGAGGCGAAGCGGGACAGGTCATGCTCGGAAGACGAGTTGACTGAGGCGCTGAGCATCCTGATCAGTCGTTGTATCCTGTACGAAGAGCGCGGGAAGTATTTCACGTTGGCCATCCCCGAGCATCCCTACTACTAG